aaaacatttaaaagtCAATAATTGATTAACCGAAATAATTGAGGATGATATAATGCCTAAATATTTACTactatattaaatttttataagacaataataatattacttttatttgaTAAAGTATAAAAGCCAATTAAAATGTTGGTTAACATGAATATTTACACTTTTAAtaggaatttaaaaaaataatttatatatttaattagcattttatatattttctaattaaaaataactaatattatactaattcaaaatttaaaattttgttttattaataatttactattttaaatataataatagagtaattataataaattacagGGCATTGTTATTCAAGAGTCAATTTAGTTAGCCAATTTGATCCAAAAAGTAAGATTTCTATGGGAATAGGATTCGCATGAAACTTACTCATGGGGATAGTTAGGAATATGATGTCCATGTTTCATGAGAATATGTTAGACTTCCAAGAATATCAACATGTCGACCATATCAGAATCAATCTATGTCATGAATTAAAGGAATAAACCTCTTTGCCCACAATCGAAATCGACCTAAAGGGGAAGGATCTCTCCCTCTGAGAGTAGGAAAATAATGATCAAAATAGCAGACTCGAACCAATGGAACTTGGGTATGAGTCTTGTTGAAATGGGAAATGGAATAACCTTACGTCAAACCTTACGAATATTCCAATAATCTTGCAGAATTTGTAACCGACCAATTAAAGAATTGATTTTCATTTCAAAAGGCATTGAAAAAAAGATATTGAATTAACTAAACAAGCAGATACAAAAAGAAATTAAAGTAAAATTGCAGTGTGAATGGATCATAGTCTCTCCTACTTAAAGAGATAGATAGTTTGATCAAAAGTCAACTTTGTTCCAACTATTTATAGCATCACCATTTCACAATATGCACTCTCATAAGACTGAATCTTTGATGCCTTGTACCTCATGCTGCAACTTGAAACAAGGTTCACATTTAGCAATCAAAATATTTGGTGCAATGAAAGAGTAGCATTAGAACATTAAGGCTCcgttttttaaattcaaaaaatattgagaaaataaaaagaaagatatgaaaaaattcacatttttatatttaattacaaagaaaattaaaaaataaaaataaaaaataaattcaatatataaataaaattttaattttaaacatcattaatatttaattcttaatttttagtcatattaaaataaattttcattttaaatataatttaatatagaaggaaatataatgcaaaataaatttcctcattttcctttttatttttttcccttcccTTTTCTCAAGTAAAATCTTTAATCTAAATGGACCCATTGATTGAATCAAGAATttcattggaaaaaaaaaaaaaagaaaggaaaaaaagaaaaaaaattaatttcaactaTATCTTCTCCCCacatcaaatactattaaaaataaaaaattatttataaaattaaaattttattcattaatttgatatatattttttttatttttatttttattgtttctaCTTCCTTGAAAAAGTAAAAACCTTCttactttttttttccttttctcaatattttccaagttctaaACGGATTGTAAAAAAATGAATAGAGGGAGACAACTACGAtaaattaaaatgcaaaattGAAGTAGTGTGAAAGCATAAATTTCgaaccttaaatttgaatttgaatatatttaaataaattttattttaaatttacattacattattttttaaatccatCATAACCAAATCAAGAGCTCCCCAAACATAGGGTGAGAATAAATAAATAGTCTCCTTTGCAGATGGTGAAAGATAGCTTTTGTTGCTCATGCATCTAATGTTTTCCTTCATTTTATCCTAAATAATTCATGCATATGTATATTTTGTTCATATGCAATATCACACTTCTTAGGATCCTGATGATGAATAAACTTGGTAAATTCATAGATGATAAATAGGATCTCAATACATCTTGCCTTAAACAGGTCAAACCTCCACACAATAGACAGATACATAGATAGGAGACGATAGGGATCAAGTGGAATCAAAGATTGAAGAGCATTCACCATTTTGTCTTTTCCAATCTCTCCCAGCATCATCCCTTGTACACTGAACAGTTACTAAGGGTGTCAAAGAGTATTCCCAACAGtctatttgaaatttttaatttttaggatGCTACAGTTTGTGATAACCATTCTTCGAACAAGTCACAATAAGAATGTTAAGATGGTCGATCACCTATCACATATAAACTGATTCCTAGAACTTTATCTGGTTTTGCAAACTATATGTTCCTTCCAAAAATATAAATCTCTTTTCATCCAATAAAGTCGAGTGGCTGAGTAGCAAGTCCATTGTTCATCATTTTCTGGACTCACTTCCTCTTTGGAGGAAGAAAGAAAGCACCTTCTTCTGTGCACAGCACAGCACATCACCTGCTAACACAAAAGGGGGGAAGAAATACCAACGCTCCACAATTTTGATAATGAACCTGCTAAAAGCCTACAAGCTCTCttgaatgattatgcaatttccAACATTATTTTCCTCCTAGTGTTGATTGTTTTCCAGGCATCATTCCGGGTCCTACAATTTTCAAGCTGCTGGCATCGATTATGCGATAACCAAATCAAACTATATTACTCATAAGCCTTATTCAGAACTCATAAATTTCACTAGAACAAATCCAAGTGTATATATTTTGACTAAATTGTACCAACTCATACCCTACCAACAAAGACTTGGAACAGGAAATCATAAGAAATGAACAACAGCTTCAACATACCCTGCAAACCAATTACCATCCCAAGTAGAAAACTATGCGAAATGAACAACAGCTTCAACATACCCTGCAAACCAATTACCAGCCCAAGTAGAAAACTATGGacataaaatttcataaaagcTATACAATCACGTGGAGATACCCAGTCTCGATAAAGCCTGCTTGATTAGAAGAGATGGTTGATTGTTGTTCAGAGCATCTCTACAAATTCCATAACATTGCTCGCTGCTCAGCAAACAAAATGAACTCGGGTAATTGTGTTTATTTATGGATAGTTAAGACTAAAGGCATTATTTTGGCAATGTAAGGCATTCATATTTTTCTAGGATCCAAGCAAATTATCGcatctttgaaaaaataaaaagtggATGCTCCTCCAATGCTCTAAAGGTTTGAGTAGTCTGCAATGAACACAAAATTGACAATATCATTTACAATCATGGCAATCaattattgcaaaaaaaaaaaaaaaaaacacctattTTCTGTACCAAATCTCAAGGTCTCAGTTTCCTGGGTTattttggtttcaatttttaTGTACACGCTGTTGAATCTCCTTAGCCAATGGACTGAAGCAAATTCACATAGGACATTACTTAAGAAGGTGACCATATACAGGATACCTAAAAGAATAAAAATTGAGTACCAAGAAATTATCTCCCTTTGTTGAAATTCCTGCTCTCATGCTACTAATCTTTCATATCTAAACCACCCTGTTAGGCAGCAGCAGCAGTATATGAGTAATTCCTTTCTGAGCACAACATGAAGTCAAGAATATTATTGTTTTCCAACTCcagaaatatataaataaacagACCCACTAAGCCCAATATAATTATATGCGGAGAACAGATCAAAATCCCCTTTGAATTTCTCTCAAGTCCATTTATACTTCCCATGAAGTTTAGAAAGTTGACAAAACCAGTAGATACACTTCATATCAGCTAGTATAAATAGAGGAAAACTGCAATATAGCAGAACAGGCAAAGTATAATCACAGAGAAGGCAGATTTATTAAACTACACATCAAAATTTACAAATTTATATACCCTTCACGTGAAATATGCAAGAGCAAGCATCAATACCTATGTTCTTGAAATTGCTCGCCTCTATCTTATGCTTCCATGAAAAAAGTAAACCTCTCCGGTGCAGCTTCTACCCTAACCCTCTTCTCATTTATGATGATGGAAACACATCTTTGACAGCCGATGCCGCAGTCAAGTAATTGAGCGTATTCCTCAACGTTTCCTTCTCTCTCTTCAATCTCGTCGCCGTCTCCTCCAACTCCAGCAGCGCCTGCTGCTCTCTCGGCGCGCCCTCAAACGTGCTCCCAACGAAGAAAGAGAATGGCGTTGGAAACAGATTTCTCCTCAAGTCCTGCGCTTCCTTCTCCGGTTTCCCGTTCAATCGATTCGATAATCTGATCACGTCCTTCATGTACGTCTCAACCTCGCCGGCCAAGGCATCCAAATCGTCGTCGCCATCGCCGGACGGCCGGTCCTCGAGCCAAGTGACCTCCGCGACGAGGTAGGGTTTGGTCCGGACGAGATTCGTGACTCGGAAGCGCTCCTGCCCCTTGCAGATTAAGAAGAACCTGTCGTCAACGAGGCGTTCGTGCTTGACGACCTCGCCGACGCAGCCGACGTCGGCGGTGCCAGTGGCGGAGTCGGAGTATATAACCCCGAACCGGAGATCGGTCTGGAGGAGGGAGTGCATCATCATGCGGTACCGAAACTCGAAGATCTGCAGGGGGAGGATGGCGCCGGGGAAGAGGACAAGCGGGAGAGGGAAGAGAGGGAGTTCAACGACGTCGTCAGACTGCGGAGATCCCGTGTGGTGCTTCTCGGAGAAGGAGGAGGCGGAGCACCTGAGGGAGTAAGGGTTCCGGCGGCAGCAGTGGCGGTGACGGCCTAGAGAGGAGGCAAGGAACCTCGGCGGAGATGGCCACGAGCGTGGGCCATGAGTGTGACTGGAGGAACAGGAATTAGGGTTTAAGGAAGGTTTGTGGGCGAGGGAGGAAGAAGCAGAGGGGATGAGCTGCGGAAGAGCCATTGCTTGATGGGGAATCCACAGACCAGAAGTGCGAAtctaatgagagagagagataaagagaataGAGAAAGAAAAGGGGAAGCATTGCGTTTGGGCAGAGCGACTGAGCGAGAAGTTGAAGGTTCTTTCGCCTGTTGCCATAATGTGTGGTTTGCTGAGgatctcttcttctccttctacTTCTACAGTCGCTCTCTCCTAAGCAGAAGCAAATCCTATCTGGGATTCTGGTGGTttaaagaggagagagaggggggCTTGTGGATAATGAAGAGATTTTGGGAGTGTTTGGAAACTGGGGATGTGGTCTTATCCGCACCGTGTGCGGTATGTGGCACGTGCTTCTCCTTCTTCCGGAGAAAATCTTACAATGCTTTTGGCCACTCTTTTAAGATTCTTTATATTTATTatcaagaattttaaaaaaaatggtagcaGTAGGTGTACATTTCAGATTATAGAAGATATTGTGCTTTGTGTTTAGAAACTCATAATCTCAATTTAATAATTACACAAAATTTATAAGtaatattttattacaaaatcaAATGATAATTAACGATTCTTCATTCTCGAAACTTGCAAACAATACAAAATTTATTTGGTACACAAGACTATAATGAAACGGAATGAAATGTAATTAACTTCTACAATTTTATAAATTGGCTATAGGAATTTCCATTTCATTCCACTCTAATAATTTgtttgataaataaaaataaaatgaaatagaatgaaattaatttttacaattttttcatttcatttttactTTGAATTCATTCCAAACATAGGCTGTACTAGAAGGAAGATGATAAGAGGGAGAGTGATGGTATCTCAAACCTCGATATTATTGTGGGGGTGCACGAAAATTTGTAGGGACCTTACAAGATAATGAAGGAATGAGATGGAGCAATGACCATTAATAGCCACAAATGCCACCATGCTGACTATGCCTGCCAATCCACATCCAAACAAGCATGCATTACTCATAAATCACAAATGGGGAATTTCCATTTTTCACCTGGCTTTGTCTGTTACTTCCTGTGCAGTGTTGCAATACACAGGTGACTTCATTTCTTTAGACAAACTGATCTAGGGTCTCCCCATTGACAGCCCTAACCTGTTCATCCAGATACATATTTCATCTGAATTCGGCTCCAAATCATGCCATGGTGAAATGtcatgttttgttttattttgtttggaagcattttatATTTCGATTTGTATGATGACAAAATCCAAGCTCTCAAACACATGGTAAGCAATTTCTAGTTCGGATTGCAATTTAAAGCTTAAATCTGTGAGCAAAATCACACGAAGACTATATCTCCAGAACTTTCAATCTAGCTCATAATATTTCCAGAAGAGGACTATCTGCACAGCAAAGGTTCAGAATGGTATCCCTCTGGCTGTTAAATCTATCCGACATGAAGAAAATCCGGGAGTATGGCGCCAACCTATATGCAGGTTCCTATTCTGATTTGCTACTGTAAAAATGCTCTTAGAGACGATTTCCTTATCTCAATCTAGTTGCCTGCCTAAAATGAAATCTGATTCAAGTTGGTTTCCATTCACCATCCCAATCTATCTCTCTGTCAAATGAACATATCAAGatcctatttatttattattttaaggtTCAAGTGCTGAATAAAATCTTCATATGCGGGAAGTAGAATTGTATGGGTTCAATTTTAGTTGATTAGAATCAAGGAGATATCAACTACACAAATTTTGTTGATCTTTAATAGCTGCAAAATGTCgatcaacaacaaaacaaaaattgGTCTTTAGGACTTGAATCAAGTCAGAAAAAATTCATGCTATACAGTAGAATCTTTGATAGGGCATACAAAGTAACACAAGTTCAATATTAAAAAATGACTCACTGATGCAGAAGGCTTTTTTCACATATTCCAAGCCTCAAGAAATGAACTCCAACCACCGAACTTCCCAACAGAGCCTCTCTTTTCAAGCCCTTTCACTATTGTAATATTCCCCATGTTCTGCAAGCACGTGACAGTCCATTAGAATACAAAAAGCTAAAGCTCACTCAGCTACTTAACCCCAAATCACGAATTctaccaaccaaacaaaaaagaAAGCTTTAAAATAATAGTTTTTTCCATTATGAAATCAGTGTTTCACTTATCATCATTactattatgtttttttttgggAGTGGCATTTACTAGAAGAGGAAGCAAACAAGGTAGGAACAAGAAACCAAATGACAGTGCACAATGA
The sequence above is a segment of the Malania oleifera isolate guangnan ecotype guangnan chromosome 8, ASM2987363v1, whole genome shotgun sequence genome. Coding sequences within it:
- the LOC131163100 gene encoding uncharacterized protein LOC131163100, which encodes MALPQLIPSASSSLAHKPSLNPNSCSSSHTHGPRSWPSPPRFLASSLGRHRHCCRRNPYSLRCSASSFSEKHHTGSPQSDDVVELPLFPLPLVLFPGAILPLQIFEFRYRMMMHSLLQTDLRFGVIYSDSATGTADVGCVGEVVKHERLVDDRFFLICKGQERFRVTNLVRTKPYLVAEVTWLEDRPSGDGDDDLDALAGEVETYMKDVIRLSNRLNGKPEKEAQDLRRNLFPTPFSFFVGSTFEGAPREQQALLELEETATRLKREKETLRNTLNYLTAASAVKDVFPSS